Proteins encoded in a region of the Zea mays cultivar B73 chromosome 4, Zm-B73-REFERENCE-NAM-5.0, whole genome shotgun sequence genome:
- the LOC103654400 gene encoding germin-like protein 11-1, protein MHHLWMHSFPISLFNPCSAPLFPSQKFQEMNTLLSHLCCCILILCIYAPTSATSDNPPLQDVCPMAPQGERRELSMNGFLCKHPSTILASDFKTLLLNHAGDLDSIARSSVSMVTAAEFPGLNTLGLSMARTDIAPYGVVLPHSHPRASEMMFVHGGSVVVGFLDTEGRLFQKRLGEGEVFVFPRGLLHYVMNYGFGLATAFSVLNSQNPGVVGVAHAMFFASDSDVVEGLMARMLKFGEMEVTGDNNITAGFPWAF, encoded by the coding sequence ATGCACCACCTTTGGATGCACTCCTTTCCCATCTCTTTATTTAACCCATGCTCTGCTCCTCTGTTCCCGTCTCAAAAATTCCAAGAGATGAACACCTTGTTGAGTCACTTGTGTTGCTGCATTCTTATTCTATGCATCTACGCTCCGACATCCGCCACATCAGACAATCCTCCTCTGCAGGATGTATGCCCCATGGCTCCCCAGGGCGAGCGGCGAGAGTTGTCCATGAACGGGTTCCTCTGCAAGCATCCCAGCACCATCCTGGCGTCCGACTTCAAGACCCTGCTGCTAAACCACGCCGGAGACCTGGACAGCATAGCTCGGTCGTCGGTGAGCATGGTGACCGCTGCCGAGTTCCCAGGCCTGAACACCCTGGGCCTGTCGATGGCGCGCACCGACATCGCCCCCTACGGGGTGGTGCTCCCGCACTCCCACCCGCGGGCGTCGGAGATGATGTTCGTACACGGTGGCAGCGTGGTGGTCGGCTTCCTGGACACCGAGGGCAGGCTGTTCCAGAAGCGTCTCGGTGAGGGAGAGGTGTTCGTCTTCCCCCGCGGCTTGCTTCACTACGTCATGAACTACGGTTTCGGCCTCGCGACGGCGTTCTCCGTGCTGAACAGCCAGAACCCCGGCGTGGTCGGTGTCGCCCACGCTATGTTTTTTGCGAGTGATTCGGACGTAGTCGAAGGTCTAATGGCCAGGATGCTCAAGTTTGGAGAGATGGAGGTGACTGGTGACAACAACATCACTGCTGGTTTCCCATGGGCATTCTGA
- the LOC100193976 gene encoding uncharacterized protein LOC100193976 — protein sequence MAARRSRGWARGAAAFAAVALAVGAGRRYGWDGASAVAAFREAQGALGHWAAPAYVAAHALTLALCPPYAIFFEGGAALIFGFLPGVACVFSAKVLGASLSFWIGRAIFRYFTSAMEWLQRNKYFHVVVKGVERDGWKFVLLARFSPLPSYIINYALSATDVGFFRDFLFPTVIGCLPMILQNVSIVSLAGAAVASTTGSNKSHIYSYLFPAIGIVSSVLISWRIKQYSSALAVPEELQSSPTNGDHNGDAKLASAPSKNTGSGKTRKRR from the exons ATGGCTGCGCGGCGGAGCAGGGGCTGGGCGCGCGGCGCGGCGGCGTTCGCGGCCGTGGCGCTGGCGGTGGGCGCGGGGCGGAGGTACGGGTGGGACGGTGCCTCCGCGGTGGCGGCGTTCCGCGAGGCCCAGGGCGCGCTGGGGCACTGGGCGGCGCCGGCCTACGTGGCCGCGCACGCGCTCACGCTTGCGCTCTGTCCGCCTTACGCCATCTTCTTCGAGGGCGGCGCCGCGCTCATCTTCGGCTTCCTGCCAGGCGTCGCATGCGTCTTCTCCGCCAAGGTCCTCGGGGCCTCGCTCTCCTTCTGGATCGGCAG GGCAATTTTCAGATACTTCACTTCAGCAATGGAATGGCTACAGAGGAACaagtacttccatgttgtggttaAGGGGGTTGAGCGTGACGGCTGGAAATTTGTATTGCTTGCTAGATTCTCTCCTTTGCCTTCCTACATCATCAACTACGCGCTATCAGCCACGGACGTTGGTTTTTTCAGAGATTTTCTCTTTCCCACAGTTATCGGCTGCTTACCAATGATACTACAGAATGTTTCCATCGTAAGCCTTGCTGGTGCAGCAGTGGCGTCGACCACAGGATCAAATAAGTCCCATATATACTCTTACCTGTTTCCAGCAATAGGCATTGTGTCCAGTGTTCTCATTTCATGGAGGATTAAGCAGTATTCCTCAGCCCTTGCTGTTCCTGAAGAGCTGCAAAGTTCACCTACTAATGGAGATCACAATGGTGACGCTAAGCTGGCTTCCGCGCCATCTAAAAATACCGGATCTGGGAAAACTAGGAAGAGAAGGTAA
- the LOC100217314 gene encoding uncharacterized protein LOC100217314 has protein sequence MRRKHTKSIKSKFNDLMSTHPPLNEAYSDVCVFRTQEAQAQEVPRPVPPTPSWMSSANDALACPIRLWHRNPILDSIEGLQCRHRHSWKSSTDGHRAPRWAVLSTAARTACVGSILTPAPTSAPAAQHSDDTSSSL, from the exons ATGAGAAGGAAACACACAAAGAGCATCAAAagcaagttcaacgatcttatgtCAACCCATCCACCTCTGAATGAGGCATATTCAGATGTGTGTGTATTCAG AACTCAAGAAGCTCAAGCACAAGAAGTGCCTCGTCCAGTCCCCCCAACTCCTTCATG GATGTCAAGTGCCAACGATGCTTTAGCAT GTCCAATTCGCTTGTGGCATAGGAATCCCATCCTAGATTCAATAGAGGGGTTGCAATGCCGGCATCGCCATAGCTGGAAATCGAGCACTGACGGACACCGAGCGCCGAGATGGGCCGTCTTGTCCACCGCCGCAAGAACCGCATGCGTTGGATCCATCCTTACACCTGCTCCTACTTCCGCGCCAGCAGCCCAACACTCCGACGACACGAGCTCCTCCCTATAA